The DNA region AAGGCGGGGGCCGGGTCGCCCTGGTGAAACAACCACTCATCCCTCGCCAGCTTCTTCAGGTGGCATTCGGCCAGCAGGTGTTGCAGCTCCTTGTCACTGAAGCCGGTAAACAGGTGGTGGCTTTTGAGGAGGCGGTAATAGGGGGTAAGGTTGTCCATTTCGCTACGATTGAGTGATCCTGTCAAAGCATCCTATGGTCACACAGATAGGGGAGAGGCGCCAACGGTGGGGCGTTGTTTCGGCCCGCACTCGACGGGAGTTGATGAGAGTCAAGGGGGAGAGTAGTCTTATTCCTTAAGCTAAGGGCGCTCGCGACAAGCGCATGGTAAGGTTAAGGGCTGGAGCCCGACCCTGCCATAGGCGGGCCCATAGCCTCTAACCTGACCTCCGGGATGCACTATGAAAGGGAACAGATTGATTGACCGATTTGGTCGCGAGGTTACCTACGTACGAATGTCGGTGACCGATCGCTGTGATTTTCGCTGCGTCTACTGCATGGGCGAAGAGATGACCTTCCTGCCCCGCGAGCAGGTGCTCACACTGGAGGAGATGGCCCTGATCGGGCGAGCGTTCAGTGAGCTGGGGGTGAACAAGATTCGCCTGACCGGTGGTGAGCCGCTGGTTCGCAACAATGTGATGCACCTGGTGCGTGACCTCGGTGCCCTGCCCGGCATCACCAACCTGGCGATGACCACCAACGGCTCGCAGTTGCCTAAGCTGGCTCCGGAACTGAAGGCAGCCGGTCTCAAAAGCGTGAATATCAGCCTCGATACCCTCGACCCGGTGCAGTTCACCCAGCTTACCCGCACCGGCAAGCTGGAGCGGGTGCTGGAGGGGATTGAGGCCGCCCGTGCGGCCGGCTTCCCCCGCATCAAACTGAACGCGGTGATTATGAAGGGGCGCAATGACGACCAGGTGGTGCCCCTGGTGCGTTTTGCCCGTGACCAGGGGGTCGATATCAGCTTTATCGAGGAGATGCCGCTGGGGCATATCGACGAGCACCATCGGGGTGAAACCCTCTGCACCAGTGAGCAGGTGCGGGAGCTG from Aestuariirhabdus litorea includes:
- the moaA gene encoding GTP 3',8-cyclase MoaA — encoded protein: MKGNRLIDRFGREVTYVRMSVTDRCDFRCVYCMGEEMTFLPREQVLTLEEMALIGRAFSELGVNKIRLTGGEPLVRNNVMHLVRDLGALPGITNLAMTTNGSQLPKLAPELKAAGLKSVNISLDTLDPVQFTQLTRTGKLERVLEGIEAARAAGFPRIKLNAVIMKGRNDDQVVPLVRFARDQGVDISFIEEMPLGHIDEHHRGETLCTSEQVRELIGEQFELVASTENSGGPSRYYHFADHPTRVGFISPHSHNFCGDCNRVRVTSEGRLLLCLGNEHSTDLRAVVRRYPGDIERLKEELHSAMELKPERHFFSAEGEVEIVRFMNMTGG